In Akkermansia muciniphila, one DNA window encodes the following:
- a CDS encoding 6-pyruvoyl trahydropterin synthase family protein: MVYRICKSIELESGHLLSKHPGNCKFPHGHTRSVEMVFRAETLNANDMVLDFKAVKQMMGDFLQQFDHSLCVNTEDPNYAAFVAAYGERIIPFDREDPTSEVMARTIFNVARHALEKARENPGEYPVRACVVLERVRVWETSSSWAEYGE; encoded by the coding sequence ATGGTCTACCGAATTTGCAAATCCATTGAACTGGAAAGCGGGCATCTCCTGTCCAAACACCCCGGCAATTGCAAATTCCCGCATGGCCATACGCGCTCCGTAGAGATGGTGTTCCGGGCGGAAACGCTGAATGCCAATGACATGGTGCTGGATTTCAAGGCCGTCAAGCAGATGATGGGGGATTTCCTCCAGCAGTTTGACCACTCCCTGTGCGTGAATACGGAGGACCCCAATTACGCCGCCTTCGTGGCCGCATACGGGGAGCGCATCATTCCGTTCGACCGGGAAGACCCCACCAGCGAGGTGATGGCCCGCACTATTTTCAACGTTGCCCGTCACGCGCTGGAAAAAGCCAGGGAGAACCCCGGCGAATATCCTGTGAGGGCCTGTGTGGTGCTGGAACGCGTACGCGTATGGGAAACCAGCAGTTCCTGGGCGGAATATGGGGAATAA
- a CDS encoding beta-N-acetylhexosaminidase, protein MMNKGRCFRLAAWLALSGVPGAGMAETLPAEEVLLPAPSACRSDRAAVAHLPQRLAVYASEKDVPVVEALLNVLNAQGVLSGLSMTRDRASADAVCSVEGSPSGTGEGYEARLVRDREGRGILHLKAAAPQGLFYAWQSMVQVLNANRTGEGFSVPVFSLRDVPRFEWRGMMLDVSRHFFTVAEVKRMVDAMSLFKLNRLHLHLTDGPGWRLEIKKYPLLTSMSAWRVPLADGEWNWQEVKLAIQEHDPEATYGGFYTQEQMREIIAYAHSRQVTVVPEIDLPGHSYAAMHAYGDLICDGVDFPVEGKRGRDAVCMGRPETLRFVKDVVDELKAVFPPGSPIHLGHDEVSAEAWKKCRYCQNRLKSLREKDLKALSRDFLQQIADYVRKDGYDAIVWDEAGELEADKRILVMAWRGNGFAAAAARKGHPVILAPCSHFYFDYYQSAASTEPKAVGGLIPLKQVYGYELPELSPEEAARVRGLQANIWTEYLYNMGLVEYMAWPRALALSERAWSDCDPRDYKSFRRRAARALKILEKLAVKYRPMGEED, encoded by the coding sequence ATGATGAATAAGGGGCGTTGTTTCCGGCTGGCCGCATGGCTGGCTCTGTCCGGAGTGCCGGGCGCGGGCATGGCGGAAACGCTGCCGGCTGAGGAGGTGTTGCTCCCAGCGCCTTCCGCATGCAGGTCTGACCGGGCCGCCGTGGCTCATCTCCCGCAGCGGCTGGCGGTGTATGCGTCGGAAAAGGATGTTCCCGTAGTGGAAGCCCTCCTCAATGTGCTCAACGCCCAGGGCGTTTTGTCCGGCCTCTCCATGACCCGTGACAGGGCGTCTGCGGACGCCGTTTGTTCGGTTGAGGGAAGCCCCTCGGGGACGGGCGAAGGATATGAAGCCCGCCTGGTGCGCGACAGGGAAGGGAGGGGCATCCTGCATCTGAAAGCGGCGGCTCCCCAGGGCCTTTTCTACGCGTGGCAGAGCATGGTTCAGGTGTTGAACGCCAACCGGACCGGGGAAGGGTTTTCCGTACCCGTTTTTTCCCTCCGGGATGTTCCCCGCTTTGAATGGCGGGGCATGATGCTGGATGTTTCCCGCCACTTTTTCACCGTGGCGGAAGTCAAGCGCATGGTTGACGCCATGTCCCTATTCAAGCTCAACCGCCTCCACCTGCACCTGACGGACGGTCCCGGCTGGCGCCTGGAAATTAAAAAATATCCGCTGCTTACCTCCATGAGCGCCTGGCGCGTTCCGCTCGCTGACGGGGAGTGGAACTGGCAGGAAGTGAAACTCGCCATCCAGGAGCATGACCCGGAAGCTACCTACGGCGGTTTTTACACCCAGGAGCAGATGAGGGAGATCATTGCCTATGCGCACAGCCGCCAGGTCACCGTTGTTCCGGAAATAGACCTTCCCGGCCATTCCTATGCGGCCATGCATGCCTACGGGGATTTGATTTGCGATGGCGTGGACTTCCCCGTGGAAGGGAAACGAGGCCGGGACGCCGTCTGCATGGGGCGGCCGGAAACGCTCCGCTTCGTGAAAGACGTGGTGGATGAACTCAAGGCCGTCTTTCCGCCCGGCTCCCCCATTCATTTGGGCCATGACGAGGTGTCTGCCGAGGCATGGAAAAAATGCCGGTATTGCCAGAACCGCTTAAAAAGCCTGAGGGAGAAGGACCTCAAGGCCCTGAGCCGGGATTTCCTGCAGCAGATTGCGGACTACGTGCGGAAGGACGGCTATGACGCCATTGTCTGGGATGAAGCCGGGGAACTGGAGGCGGACAAACGCATCCTCGTCATGGCGTGGCGCGGCAACGGCTTTGCCGCGGCGGCGGCCAGGAAAGGTCATCCCGTCATCCTGGCGCCGTGTTCCCATTTCTATTTTGACTATTACCAGTCTGCCGCGTCCACGGAGCCGAAAGCCGTAGGAGGCCTTATTCCGCTCAAACAGGTGTACGGCTATGAATTGCCGGAACTCTCCCCGGAGGAAGCCGCGAGGGTGCGCGGCCTCCAGGCGAACATCTGGACGGAATACCTGTACAATATGGGGCTGGTGGAATACATGGCGTGGCCGCGCGCCCTGGCCCTGTCCGAACGCGCCTGGAGCGACTGCGACCCCCGGGACTACAAATCCTTCCGCCGCCGCGCCGCCAGGGCCCTGAAAATCCTGGAAAAACTGGCCGTGAAATACCGCCCCATGGGGGAAGAAGACTAG
- the ffh gene encoding signal recognition particle protein, protein MFSLLADKLDNTFRRLRGLGKISEKNIADALRDIRLALLEADVEFGVAREFIGRVKERAMGQEVLKSIKPGEQIVKIFRDEIAALLGGDAVGLDLTDPARIMVVGLNGAGKTTTSAKLALRLKNEGRRPLLVACDLVRPAAVDQLATLAEQIGVPVYKPAPGSRDVVAVAREALEWARTQNGTVMIFDTAGRQEVDEALIDELRHLHSFLAPRETLLVADAATGQQAVNVAQTFDRAVNVTGIVLTKLDGDARGGAALSMRSVTGKPIKFSGEGEKLDQFGPFVPGRMADRILGMGDIVGLVEHAAARIDEEQAAKSMDRMMSGKFDFNDFLDQMKMMQSLGPLEGLLGLLPGFGKIKKQLPEGALDPRRMKHMEAIVLSMTAKERSNPNLLNPSRRRRIAAGCGRPLMEVNKLIKNFSEMRKMMSGKGKMGAMMKQMASMKGKGGKMPGFPGMGGGLGGLKGLGGLGGGLGGLFGGRR, encoded by the coding sequence ATGTTTTCACTTTTAGCAGATAAACTGGATAACACGTTCCGGAGGCTTCGCGGCCTAGGCAAGATTTCCGAGAAAAATATTGCAGACGCCCTGCGCGACATTCGGCTGGCCTTGCTGGAGGCGGATGTGGAGTTTGGCGTGGCCCGGGAATTCATCGGCCGCGTGAAGGAACGGGCCATGGGGCAGGAAGTGCTCAAATCCATCAAGCCCGGAGAGCAAATCGTCAAAATTTTCCGTGATGAAATCGCCGCCCTGCTGGGTGGGGACGCCGTGGGGCTGGACCTGACGGACCCTGCCAGAATCATGGTGGTGGGCCTGAACGGCGCCGGCAAGACCACGACCAGCGCGAAGCTGGCCCTGCGCCTGAAGAACGAGGGGCGCCGCCCCCTGCTGGTGGCCTGCGACCTGGTGCGCCCCGCCGCCGTGGACCAGCTGGCCACGCTGGCGGAACAAATAGGAGTGCCCGTTTATAAGCCCGCTCCCGGCAGCAGGGACGTGGTGGCCGTGGCGCGCGAGGCTCTGGAATGGGCCCGGACCCAGAACGGGACCGTCATGATTTTTGACACGGCGGGCCGTCAGGAGGTGGATGAAGCCCTGATAGACGAGCTGCGCCATCTGCACTCCTTCCTTGCGCCGCGGGAAACGCTCCTGGTGGCGGATGCCGCCACGGGCCAGCAGGCCGTGAACGTGGCCCAGACCTTTGACCGTGCCGTGAACGTGACGGGCATCGTCCTGACCAAGCTGGACGGCGATGCCCGCGGGGGCGCGGCTCTTTCCATGCGTTCCGTGACGGGCAAGCCCATCAAATTTTCCGGTGAGGGGGAAAAACTGGACCAGTTCGGCCCCTTCGTCCCCGGCCGCATGGCGGACCGCATTCTGGGCATGGGCGACATTGTCGGGCTGGTGGAGCATGCCGCCGCGCGCATTGACGAAGAGCAGGCGGCCAAATCCATGGACCGCATGATGTCCGGCAAATTTGATTTCAACGACTTTCTGGACCAGATGAAAATGATGCAGAGCCTGGGACCGCTGGAAGGACTGCTGGGCCTGCTCCCCGGCTTCGGCAAAATCAAGAAACAGCTTCCGGAAGGCGCCCTGGACCCCAGGCGGATGAAGCACATGGAAGCCATTGTGCTCTCCATGACGGCCAAGGAAAGGAGCAATCCCAACCTGTTGAATCCGTCCCGCCGCCGCCGCATTGCCGCGGGCTGCGGCCGCCCGCTGATGGAAGTGAACAAGCTGATCAAGAATTTTTCCGAAATGCGCAAGATGATGTCCGGCAAGGGCAAAATGGGCGCCATGATGAAGCAGATGGCTTCCATGAAAGGGAAGGGGGGCAAGATGCCCGGTTTTCCCGGCATGGGCGGAGGTTTGGGAGGCCTGAAGGGCCTGGGTGGATTGGGTGGCGGTCTCGGCGGCCTTTTTGGCGGACGCAGGTAA
- the nadA gene encoding quinolinate synthase NadA, which yields MAPFDLKEEILRLKEERNAIILAHSYQTGDIQDIADYVGDSLGLAYKAQNTDCDVIAFCGVHFMAETAKILNPDKTVILPDADAGCSLEASCDAGELEAFLKENAHKNYYVVAYVNCSIGVKALADVIVTSGNAVKIVSQAPQNRPILFVPDQNLGAWVSRQLGRPLELWNGACHVHMEFTRDQILALKEKHPGVPVVAHPECTEAVRLLADHICSTEKMIPYCTESPAKSFIIVTESGILHRLRKLVPGKEFIPAPTEQCSCSTCPFMKMNTLEKLYLALRDLSPAVELPEDLRRRAEAPLLRMLEQSQS from the coding sequence ATGGCACCCTTTGACCTGAAAGAGGAAATTTTACGCCTGAAAGAAGAACGCAACGCCATCATTCTGGCGCACAGCTACCAGACCGGGGATATCCAGGACATAGCCGACTACGTGGGCGACTCCCTGGGGCTGGCCTACAAGGCGCAGAATACGGATTGCGACGTGATCGCCTTCTGCGGCGTCCATTTCATGGCGGAAACCGCCAAAATTCTTAATCCGGACAAAACCGTCATTCTTCCGGATGCTGACGCCGGCTGTTCTCTGGAAGCCTCCTGCGACGCCGGTGAGCTGGAAGCTTTCTTAAAAGAAAACGCCCATAAAAATTACTATGTAGTGGCGTATGTGAACTGCTCCATCGGCGTCAAGGCGCTGGCGGATGTAATCGTTACTTCCGGAAATGCCGTAAAAATCGTCTCCCAGGCTCCGCAGAACCGCCCCATCCTGTTCGTCCCGGACCAGAATCTGGGCGCTTGGGTAAGCCGCCAGCTTGGCCGCCCCCTGGAACTGTGGAACGGGGCCTGCCACGTGCACATGGAATTCACGCGGGACCAGATTCTTGCCCTGAAGGAAAAGCACCCCGGCGTGCCGGTGGTGGCCCATCCGGAATGCACGGAGGCCGTGCGCCTGCTGGCGGACCATATCTGCTCCACGGAGAAAATGATTCCCTATTGCACGGAAAGCCCCGCCAAATCTTTCATCATTGTGACGGAATCCGGCATTCTGCACCGTCTCCGCAAGCTGGTTCCGGGCAAAGAATTCATTCCCGCGCCCACGGAGCAATGCTCCTGCAGCACCTGCCCGTTCATGAAAATGAACACGCTGGAAAAACTGTATCTGGCCCTCCGGGACCTCTCTCCCGCCGTGGAACTGCCGGAAGACCTGCGCAGAAGGGCGGAAGCCCCGCTGCTGCGCATGCTGGAGCAATCCCAATCCTGA
- a CDS encoding SAM-dependent methyltransferase yields the protein MIRLSDHIAAAGGWLSLEAFMQLALHHPQEGYYSSSIENIGQRGDFSTTPTLSPILAKAIAAHWKEACARCGRRLPLLEIGAGSGALAVKILERLGFWNRLNTDYVIVESSPRLREFQHLLLGGRAKIYSTMEKALKHCGGKAFIFSNELVDAFPARVFEYTEQDWKEVGLVVKNGAVREELRPVRQQPLFSHILEYGSQPGQRVEIHDSYARWFTSWLPHWNMGVMTVIDYGDEMERLYYRRPRGSLRGYKSHQVLTGEELYRNPGLTDLTCDVNFTDLLELSRNCLGDTVTFMTQRDYLLPHAENTPQDAFLTDEHGAGGHFHVLIQERQRQQPE from the coding sequence ATGATACGCCTTTCAGACCACATCGCGGCCGCTGGCGGCTGGCTCTCCCTGGAAGCTTTCATGCAGCTGGCCCTGCACCACCCGCAGGAAGGGTACTACTCATCTTCCATTGAAAACATCGGTCAACGCGGGGATTTTTCCACCACCCCCACGCTTTCCCCCATCCTCGCAAAAGCCATTGCCGCGCACTGGAAAGAAGCCTGCGCCCGCTGCGGCAGGCGGCTGCCCCTGCTGGAAATAGGCGCCGGTTCCGGCGCCCTGGCCGTCAAAATCCTGGAGCGGCTGGGATTCTGGAACCGCCTGAATACGGACTACGTGATTGTGGAATCTTCCCCGCGGTTGCGCGAATTCCAGCACCTTCTGCTGGGAGGCAGGGCCAAAATTTATTCCACCATGGAAAAGGCGCTGAAACACTGCGGAGGCAAGGCCTTTATTTTCTCCAACGAGCTGGTGGACGCTTTCCCGGCGCGCGTATTCGAATACACGGAACAGGACTGGAAGGAAGTGGGGCTTGTCGTGAAAAACGGAGCCGTCCGGGAAGAACTGCGCCCCGTCCGGCAGCAGCCGCTTTTCTCCCATATACTGGAATACGGTTCCCAACCGGGGCAGCGGGTGGAAATTCACGACTCCTACGCGCGCTGGTTTACGAGCTGGCTTCCCCACTGGAACATGGGCGTCATGACGGTCATCGACTACGGGGATGAAATGGAGCGGCTGTACTATCGCCGCCCCCGGGGTTCCCTGCGCGGGTACAAAAGCCACCAGGTGCTGACCGGAGAGGAACTGTACCGTAACCCCGGCCTCACGGATTTAACCTGTGACGTCAATTTTACGGACCTGCTGGAATTATCCCGCAACTGTCTGGGAGACACAGTCACTTTCATGACCCAGCGGGACTACCTGCTCCCCCATGCGGAGAACACGCCTCAGGATGCCTTCCTGACGGATGAACACGGAGCCGGAGGGCACTTCCACGTACTCATTCAGGAACGCCAGCGGCAGCAACCGGAATAA